The DNA sequence TTattgatggagaagatattTTGGAGACAGAAATCCAGAGCACTATGGCTTAAGGAGGGGGATAGGTGTATGAAGTTCTTTCATAGGGTGGCTAATTCACATCGGAGGAACAACACCATCGACACATTGATGGTGGATGGAGTAGTCTCTTCGGATCAAGCAAGCATCAAGGACCACATTGCACAGTATTATGAACACTTACTAGTCGAACAACAACAATGGAGACCTACAGTTGATGGGTTGTCTTTCTCAACAATAGATCAACAGTCTTTAGAGCGGCTTGAGAGACCTTTTGACGAAGAAGAAGTACACAAAGTTATCCGAAGAATGGCTAGTGATAAGGCCCCAGGTCCTGATGGTTTTACTATGGGctttttccaaacttgttgggaggtgATCAAGGGTGACCTCATGCAGGTGTTTCTAGAATTCTATAATTACGCCAGCTTCAAAAAAAGTCTCAATGCCACTTTTATAGCACTCATCCCAAAAAAGGCAGGGTCAACAGATGTTCGAGACTGCCGCCCTATTAGTTTGATAACGGGGGTCTACAAGATTATTTCCAAAGTACTAGCGAATCGTTTGAGTACGGTAATGGAGAGATTAATATCAAAGCCACAAAACGCATTTGTCAAAGGCCGACAAATTCTAGATTCGGTTCTTATTGCAAACGAAGTCCTAGATGGAAGACTCAAAGCCCGTGAGCCTGGGTTGATCTGCaaactagacatggaaaaaACCTATGATCGTGTTAACTGGAAATTCTTGCTTTACTTACTGGCAAGATGTGGCTTTGGAGAGAAATGGCTGAAATGGGTGGAGTTTTGCATTTCAACAGCTCGCTTCTCTATCTTGATAAATGGTTCACCGGTGGGTTTCTTTGACTCCTCACGTGGTTTGAGACAGGGAGATCCGCTCTCTCCGCTACTCTTTCTTTTTGTCATGGAAGCTCTCAGTAAGATGATTGAAGGGCTTGTGGAAGCGGGACATCTCTATGGTTTCTCAGTGGGGAATGGTTCTAGTTACATTTCCCATTTGTTGTTTGCTGATGACACTCTCATTTTCTGTGGAGCACATCTTGGGCACATACAATCTTTGAGGGCGTTACTTCTCTGTTTTGAAGCGGTATCAGGCTTGAAAGTAAATCTATCCAAGTCTGAGTTGGTACCTGTGGGAAATGTTCCTGAAGTGGCGGGTTTTGCTGCCCTATTGCAATGTAAGGTTTCTTCTCTACCCTTGCAGTATCTTGCTCTACCCTTGGGCGCCAGTTTCAAATCTGAACAGATTTGGAATGTTGTGATTGAAAAAATGGAGCGAAGGTTGGCGTCGTGGAAGAGGTTGTATTTATCTAAAGGTGGTAGACTCACTCTGATTAAAACTACCTTAGCCAACCTCCCCACATACTTTATGTCTTTATTCCCGCTTCCAACGAAGATTGCCAATCGTCTTGAGAAATTACAGCGTGATTTCTTGTGGAGTGGTTGGGGGGAGGAGTTTAAATTCCATTTGGTTAATTGGTCAAAGGTCTGTACCCCGTTTTCTGGGGGTGGATTGGGGTTGCGAAGCTTGACAGAGTTCAACAAAGCCCtattggggaaatggttgtggcggtACCAACAAGAAAGTGAGGCTCTGTGGAAGTCAGTTATAGCTGAACGTGTTGGGGAGGCATGGGGTGGTTGGTGTTCAAATGAGGTTCGTGGACCACATggggtgggtttgtggaagAATATTAGGAACGGTTGGGAGACCTTCAGGAGACATACTCATATTGTAGTGGGGGATGGATCGAGAGTTAGATTCTGGCATGACAAATGGTGTGGTGAACGGAGCCTCAGAGACAACTTCCCCGCCATATTCGAGCTTGCACGCGTTAAGGATGCAGCAGTAGTGGACTTGCTGGTTTTCTCTTATGGCGTCCCTCATTGGAATGTGGAATTTTCTAGGgcagcacaagattgggagttggagGTTATCGCTGAATTCTATGCAACACTGTATTCAATACGTGTGACAGAGGGCTCCATGGATAGGATATTGTGGAGTCCCTCAAAGAAAGGTAAATCTACGGTCAGATCGTTTCACAAAGTTCTATCCAGCCTAGGCATGCTCAATTTCCCTTGGAAAAGCATTTGGCAGACTAAAGCTCCTTCAAAAGCAGCGTTCTTTGTGTGGACAGCAGCACTAGGTAAAATTCTCACTATAGATAACCTAAGAAGACGTCGGGTAATGgtaatggattggtgttgtatgtgcaagaaaGATGGGGAATCAGTTGATCATCTGtttctacattgtgaggtggctaggaCCATGTGGGCAGATTTTTTTACGGGTCTTGGAGTAGCATGGGTCATGCCCCGTAGATTGGTGGATTTTCTAGCCTGCTGGAGAGGACTTCGAGGAGATTCAAGGGTGGCAGCAATATGGAAAATGGTACCCATATGCATGTGTTGGTGCATATGGCAAGAGAGAAATGACGGAAAGTTTTGTATTGGGTCTTGCAATTATAATCCACTCCTCCTAATATGAATGTCCTGTTTTCCTTTTCAGAATTTCCTGAGGTACATATCCTAATGTTAAAAGTGAAAGTattaaattctttaaatttttatatcatgttaCATTTTTTAAGATCCTCATGAGTACTTAAGCCTTGTGGCAAGTGCAAGGGGGTGCACTTTTGTCTTGTTCTTAACAATAGTGCCATTTCAAAGCAAGATGTTTACATTGGATCATcgtagtaatattttattaaaggaTGAAGTTTCAGAAACATTGCGAGGTATTTGAGCTGGCTGTTTGAGTAGAGTATGAAGTTATTGAAGGTGTTGAATATGCCAGGGTATGAGGTAGAAGCTGTGAGCCACTGCTTAACAGTAGATATGGCTCTAGTGGAAGGTGAAGATTCCCATGCCTTGTGATATTGTAAAATGGTCCTAGATAAGAGCGTTAGTTGTGACCAAACAATTTTGTCGGAGTGGCTGATTCTAGCATTCTTGACCAAAGTTACTAATACTGGATCTGTAAAATATCATCGTTATTCATAATTGAGGGTTGCATCTGCTTGACAGTGTTCTCTCTCTTCTGATGATTATTAACACACTCTTGCTTTAGGCATGCCTTGGCCATGGCTTATTATCTCTTCAGGTTtattttgaagatcacatattctGGATGGTAAATCTGGAGACAATTTTGCAGCTGAATTGAAAGTTGATGAAACAGAAGTCCATTTGCTTAGAAACTACATTTGTGACCAGCTGTGTGTCCTCCTTATTTTGAAAATCTTGCTGACTGTACCTGATCTAAGTAGGACACCTTTAGTTTACGTTCTCATGAGATATGGTGTgccttttagttatttttttaatggtataGACCAAGGGAGATTGAACACTTTGAATGCCATACACAATTCTTTTGAACTCTTGGatttattccatttttttttcattatttttttttgttaaattaagATATCATGATTTCATTTTCACTCCCCTCAGAACTCTCTTGTCCTGATTACAGGGTAAGGATAAGACACCTGAGGAGAGAAGGATTGCAATTTGCATCTTTGATGATGTGGCAGAGCAGTGTCGCGAAGCAGCTCTTAAGTATGCTCTATAACAATGTTTACTAGGGATAATTGGTTGTCATAAAGATTTTagtgatagatttttttttttatattattgatGAAACAGATACTATGATACATTTCTTCCTTTCCTGTTGGAGGCTTGCAATGATGAAAATCCTGATGTTCGACAGGTCTGCACTCCCTAAAATGTTGCAATTGATATGATTTAAGTTTGCAATTGCTCTAACTTGAGTTgttctattatttctttcaggCAGCTGTATATGGCCTTGGGGTTTGTGCAGAATTTGGTGGATCTGTGTTTAAACCTCTTGTTGGAGGTATTTCTGCTTGCATTTCTAGAAGTATTTGAATTGCTTATTTATAGAATAGTAGTAACAATATTCATGGGATTTTTCCAGAGGCTCTTTCGAGGCTAAATATTGTGATACGGCATCCCAATGCAGTGGAGCCTGATAATGTCATGGCATATGATAATGCTGTTTCTGCACTCGGAAAAATTTGCCAGTTTCATCGTGACAGCATAGATTCAGCTCAGGTGCCACCATATCGCtatcaaaactctctctcttccctcttttCCAATAGTGTTTacgaatattttcttattaaatactTGAAGAATAATTATTTTCCTATTCCTTTTTTCCCGGTAAACCTTTCCTCAAATTGCATCTTATTCGTCCTTATAAAAAAAGTTGCGATTGGCAGGTTGTTCCTGCATGGTTAAACTGCTTGCCAATAAAAGGTGACTTGATTGAGGCCAAAGTTGTTCACGAGCAACTTTGTTCCATGGTGGAGCGGTAAGGACTTCAACCTTGGTTGGCTTGCCGCTTTTCTCATCTTTACTCCTTTAGTCAGTTAACTTGTTTATGTCTCAGTAACTTATCCATCGCATAAATTAGGAGCTTCTTTACATCTGCAGGTCAGATGGCGAAGTTTTAGGTCCCAACAATCAATATCTTCCTAAAATTGTTGCAGTGTTTGCTGAGGTTAGTtccttattaattttattttggtcGAGCACTGTATTGACTTCACTGATGGATTGTATATAGTAGTATAGCTCCCTTCAGCCCAAGGTTAAGGGGCTTCACACAGTGGGTAGAGGTCAATTTAGCCTTACACCCTGCACCTCAAACCACTTTAAGGTCCCACTTCGTTACAAGCTCACCGTACCGAGCTTGACCACTTTACTGAACTTAAACATGTGTACTTAAGCCAACTACTCTCTGTGTCAGTATGATGCCATAAAAATCTGAGATCCATTCTTATCCAGTAGATCTTCTTTTATCTCATGGTTAGTTTCATAGAATATAAGAATAAGTGGATCTGATGTAAAGACTGCTTTTTGAGTATGTGGAAGAAAAGGTAGGTGTAATGACTTGAGGAAACTGCTAGCCACATTTGAGCTATGATTTCAAAAAGACCGGTCAATTTGAAGCTTCCCTAGAATCACTTATAAAAACCTAATGTCACCTAGTAAGTACCCAATGACAAAAGGTATAGGTTATACACCATCTGTACACAATGAAGCGCATGGTCTCCATCCCTTCCAAAATGGATGTTCTATGAATCTGTTACCTTTAGGGACTATTTCACACCACCATGGACATTTGGTGCAACTTAGAAATCACCAGAGTTGTGCGGGGATACACAGCAATATTGGAGACGTGCCTAATGTTTATTGAACAAGTAGATAACTAATCAACCATGATGCTcaagaggaaaaaaatggaaaagcaATTTAATAGGCCATAAGTTACTGGGCTGACTTTTTGGAgttctttctttatttatttgttctgtGGGAACCTATTTTTGATCCTATAAGCAATACAGCTGGTGACAGTCAACCTCAAATGCCCCCAATTTATTAGTTAAAGTAGCTTGCACCTCCCCCTTAGCCTGTCATGTGATGAAGTTCTTGCGTACCTTAGGCCTGCTGCCTACCCCTGACGGGTGGGTTTTGGTTTAGCCCGCCCCCCAACTCCTATGGGGGGCTCTATCACTACCGCCCCTGCCCCTGCCCATAACATATTCCGTCTGTACCCGTTCAACAGGCAGATGGGTGTGACACTCAAATCACCtgtgtaaataaaaaaaaaaaaaaattgttttgctTGCCAAACCGCAATCAACAGCCAAATCACAGCCAAACAAGTGAACAACCAAATCATAGCCAAACAACAGCCAAGTACAAAGAGACCAAGTCACAACagagaggaagaaaagagaTTAATTGATTGCTGATGCTGTGGCTTGCGAATCTATGATGCATTGGATGGTACTGAGTGATGGCCGATGAGGCGCAAAGAGAGCGAGGGCTGTGCGAGGTGGACGGGGAGAAAGAGAAGGCAACAGAGTGGATGACTGAAAGATGATGACTCATATGAGAGGCGACAAAGAGGACAACTTGGACTGAGTGGCTGAGAGTGGTAGAAAGAGGAGAAGTTTAGATGAGAGCGATGGCATGGGGTGTGGAAGAAAGAGGAGTGAAAAGATAAAAACCTATAAGTTGCGATTCTTTCTGCCTGCAAAATGAATGAGAATTATCAACTAAATATATTAACAGGTGGGAGGATTTTTTTACCAGGAGGCATTTTAATTAAACCGCTCCCTGGCCACCCTTGGTAGGATTTATATAAGACCCAGCCACCAGCCCAGGGTAAGGGATGGAGATTAAGGCCATTACCCCTAGGGCCAGGCAGATCTGTCATCCGGGCAGCAGGTCACCACTGCTCAGACCTAGTGCACCTAGGCTATaccttttatgttttatttataaaatctttgATTACTTATGAAAGTAAAAATTTATGGCAGAATATAAGCTCAATTCTTTCTGCCATGCCCCATATATTGTTGATCTTAGTGTGTGTATTAATTACCTGTAATGTATTGCTTATCCAAAGAAATTAAAGTTATGCCATGGTCTTATTCAAAAGCCATCTCGAATCCCAGTAATAGAGTCAGCTATTGACTTGTTGGCATGCACAAGTATTTATTATGTAGCCATCGTTTTGCTTCAACTTTTGCAACTCACTGtttcaagtttgtgatatgctACACACAATAAGATACTTAAGTTACCACATAACATGATTAAGTGGAGTATTTTCTCTAATTGAGGGGAGTGATAAATTGTTAGGTTCTATGTGCGGGTAAGGATCTAGCAACAGAACAAACTGCAAGCCGAATGATTAATCTGCTGAGGCAGCTTCAGCAGACCTTACCACCATCTACTCTGGCACAGACCTGGTCCTCGTTGCAGCCCCAGCAACAGCTTGCCTTGCAATCTATCCTCTCTCAATAGCATCTACGATGAAAGTCGGCTTTCTTGCTTGCTGCTGTGCCTGGTCTGTCTGTGTGTCATATAATTACCACCCATTCTTTTTTTCATAAGATGGTTCCCATCCTTCTAGCGTGATGCTTTACAGCAACTGGAATCAGTTTTTTGAGTATGAAAGTCATCATTGCAGTTGAAAAAGAAGCAGTTTTGTAGAATGtgtatattttgttatttttagtgTGATTTTGGGTCCATAAGAAAAGAAGGGTAGGTGATTGTGATTGTTgaaattttgttttcctttcccCTCACCCCATTTTTCTGGACGATTGGTGCGTGAGATTGGAGGATTGTCGTTTGAGGCAATTCCTGTAGCAGTTTTGGCCACATTGTATTCTTGTGAATGATTAATGGTGAGAATTAATGACTTAAATAGGGATCTTTGATACTTGAAGTGCAATTATGCATGCATTTTTTCCATCCAGTTTGACATCATGGGAATCCGAGGTGAGTAGACATGAGCTGTGTCGATCAACTCATATCAAATATTCAGATTTATTTGACATATTCAGACTAAACATGTAGAAAAAGGTTATGCAGGTGATTTGACACGATTTATTCATTTAACAGCTGTAGTGGGTGGGTTTGAGACTCGAGAGGTTTGATCCATTAAATGAAGTATATGATCCATAACTAGATGCCATACAAACTCAATCCATGAATACAGTGGTACTagtacacctttttttttttaatcatttacaGGAACAAGCATTGCAAGATTtgacaaaattcatattaaagaagaaagccaCCGTCTATTGATACGCACTGTCTTGCTATTACTATGACAACATCTTATGATTTAGGAAGGAGAATCGAGCAGAAGTGTTTTGGAGAGTTTATGCAGCTAGTAGTGGTAGGAGGGATTCGATGTGCTACTCCCTCAAAAGCAAATTAAGATTGAGCTATAATCTGATCACAATCTCGTGTCATGTCGTGTGATTCCAAAGCGAGATTACTTACTTTTGGCTTTAATCTTCCGTAATGATCTCGAACTTTGTGTTGTGTTTTCAAGTGTCGTGCTTTCGTGCCCTTCACGAACTTCTGCTTGTTTATATCGTTGACCCACCTGAAGTTGTAGGTGTGAGGACAACAACTCCGGCCACAGCTGAGtgatcaaaataattaagaaaatccaATCCAtagacttctctctctctctctctctctctctctctctctctctctctctctccacacatCTATtctgtatttcttttatttatttatttatttatttcccttTTGCGTCACCTTGTGCAAAATGGCTTGCCTGTTCcttttagggaaaaaaatattaagacaTGTCTCCCAAGTAGCTGTATGATTCAGTCTTCACCGAGCGTTGAGAAATTAGTCAAGATTTAGGAGGAATAAATGTTAAATGACATGCTGACAAGCAACCAAACGACGAGCTCCCCACTAACATAACTCCTCCAAAAACTCCTGCCTAGCTTCTTCCCTTCCTCGTATAAATCAGCCCCCTCCCTCTCTCATCGTTAACTCAAAGCTCCTTTCAAAACTTGGAAAATGGAACATCTTCGAAAACAGCAGAAAGGAGTTTCAGCCAACAAGCAAAGCAAATACAAAGAGAGGATCAcgaacaataatattattagcAAAAGCAAGTTTGTTGGGGTGAGACAAAGGCCTTCCGGGAAATGGGTAGCAGAGATCAAAGACACAACGCACAATATAAGGATGTCGCTCGGCACCTTCGAGACGGCCGAACAAGCTGCTCGAGCTTACGATGAAGCTGCTTTCCTTCTTCGTGGTTCCAACACTCGAACCAACTTTGCAACTCATATCTCCCCAGATTCACCTCTCTCTTTGAAAATAAAGAACCTGCTCCATCAGAAAAAGACTTCGAAACAACAGCCTTCAGCAGCCGCCACCGTTAAACCGGCGAATGCTAGAATTACTTCTACTTGTTGTCTCACTAATTTTAGTACGAAACATAGTACTGCTTCTTCTAGTGGCAAAGATCAAGGTCCTTCGATGGTTGGTGATGTATATATACCAGACTTAAGCAACTGCGTTGCGGGAGTTGAAGCAGGCAAGTTTCATTCTGATCACTCGTGGACGTTTCAAAGTACTACTGGGTTAGATCAGCTTCCATTACTTCAAGATAGGTTGTATTTTCCCAAACATGGTGGTAATAATTTGATGCCTGCAGATACAATTTCCCAAACATATGTAGAGCTTACAGAATTTGAAAGAATGAAGGTAGAAAGACAGATTTCAGCTTCGTTATATGAGATGAATGGAGTGAACGACTATGCATATGATGATGCTAGTGATCCCCTCTGGGATCTGTCCGATCTGTGTTACTTGTTCTGTCCAAGTTaatcacactctctctctctctctctctctctctcaatgcaATGAGAATATGTTGAAAGAGATCGGCAGCTGTGTCTTTCATGTTTTCAAAATGATCTGGTGATTTTGAGAAGTGCTACCACTTGACGATGAAGAGAGGGTACTGAAATCTTAATTAATTCGAGAAGGTCgatatatagtattacatatatgCTGGTTGGATATGGTAGCTTTCACTACCTGACCAGTGAAGCTCTGTTTGTAGTCTTTAGTAATCCTATTGGCGGTTTTGATTGCTGTTCATAACATTCATTATAATAAGACGACATTTTTTGGGTCACCCAGGCTCGCTTGTTTTTTGGGAGTCTGGGACTTTGTGAATGGCTTACTGTTATAACTACAAGGCTATAATATGATATCAACAGACTTATCAACTTGTAAAAGTTAAGTAATTTTCTgtaaaaaatccaaaatcaaaGTTGATAAGAGTTCCATCGTCAAAGTTGGTACTAGTGGCCCAACCACTCCGTGTTAAGAGATCAATAAACAGATCAGCTCTAAATTATTCGAACtagttttggaaaaaaaattggtaattcttagttttattttgttcgaatagattactaattttaatgaaagaaagactaaatattaaagatgaaagAAGCAGAATTGTTTTTAATGTTAAAATCAGTTTCTTGAGTCTT is a window from the Carya illinoinensis cultivar Pawnee chromosome 14, C.illinoinensisPawnee_v1, whole genome shotgun sequence genome containing:
- the LOC122295132 gene encoding ethylene-responsive transcription factor ERN1-like, with product MEHLRKQQKGVSANKQSKYKERITNNNIISKSKFVGVRQRPSGKWVAEIKDTTHNIRMSLGTFETAEQAARAYDEAAFLLRGSNTRTNFATHISPDSPLSLKIKNLLHQKKTSKQQPSAAATVKPANARITSTCCLTNFSTKHSTASSSGKDQGPSMVGDVYIPDLSNCVAGVEAGKFHSDHSWTFQSTTGLDQLPLLQDRLYFPKHGGNNLMPADTISQTYVELTEFERMKVERQISASLYEMNGVNDYAYDDASDPLWDLSDLCYLFCPS